A region of Desulfovibrio sp. DNA encodes the following proteins:
- a CDS encoding ABC transporter permease — MPITTTSDASQIEAERESLYRRSLRENWISVVSFILFLVSWELICRLGIIGPYQLVPPSDVVVIFFDKLMNPNPDGALLYEHSVTSLVVALSGFVAAAVIGVPLGLLMGWYQPLNLLVRPMFDAVRPIPPIAWIPIAILWLGIGLQAKAFIIFLAAFVPCVINSFTGIRLTNPVLIRVAQIYGASNWETFLKIGVPSAVPMVFTGLKLSLNAAWTTLVAAELLAASQGLGYMIQIGRRLARPDIIIVGMLTIGFLGALMSWGLTRFEARFSSSRRLTL, encoded by the coding sequence ATGCCCATCACAACGACCTCCGACGCGTCGCAGATCGAGGCGGAGCGTGAAAGCCTCTACCGGCGCTCATTACGGGAAAACTGGATATCGGTTGTAAGCTTCATTCTGTTTCTTGTGAGTTGGGAACTCATATGTCGGCTGGGCATTATCGGGCCGTACCAGTTGGTGCCTCCAAGCGACGTGGTGGTCATATTCTTCGATAAGCTCATGAACCCCAATCCGGATGGCGCGCTGCTGTATGAACATTCAGTGACTAGCCTGGTCGTGGCCTTAAGCGGGTTTGTTGCGGCGGCCGTCATCGGTGTTCCGCTTGGGCTGCTCATGGGATGGTATCAGCCGCTGAACCTGCTGGTCCGGCCCATGTTCGACGCTGTCCGGCCCATTCCGCCCATCGCCTGGATTCCCATTGCCATCCTCTGGCTGGGTATCGGACTCCAGGCAAAGGCCTTCATCATCTTCCTGGCCGCATTCGTGCCATGCGTGATCAACTCGTTTACCGGAATCAGGTTGACCAACCCGGTGCTCATCCGGGTTGCCCAGATATATGGGGCCTCCAACTGGGAGACCTTCCTTAAGATTGGCGTTCCCTCGGCCGTGCCCATGGTCTTCACTGGGCTTAAGCTCTCCCTGAACGCTGCCTGGACGACCCTCGTGGCCGCTGAGCTTTTGGCCGCCTCCCAGGGGCTGGGCTACATGATCCAGATTGGCCGGCGCCTGGCCAGGCCGGACATCATCATCGTCGGCATGCTGACCATCGGGTTTCTCGGTGCGCTCATGTCCTGGGGGCTCACACGATTCGAAGCCCGCTTCTCTTCTTCGAGGAGGTTGACCCTATGA
- a CDS encoding ABC transporter ATP-binding protein, with product MAQGAGVTKIECTNVSKSFHVQNHRMQVLDDVSLTVRENEFLVILGPGQCGKTTLLNCIGGLLGLDAGSILINGQPMTGPGPDRGIVFQQYALFPWKTVLDNVAFGPMVNGVGKEERYATARKYIELVGLQGFEDAYPFSLSGGMKQRVGIARAYANNPDILLMDEPFGALDAQTRYAMEKDILQIWQKEQRTVLFVTNNIEEAIYLGDRVVLMSALPGKVKNEYVIDVPKPRAYTDPTFLKLRKEISNDTDLAL from the coding sequence ATGGCGCAGGGAGCTGGTGTAACCAAAATCGAATGCACGAACGTCTCGAAATCCTTTCATGTGCAAAATCACAGGATGCAGGTGTTGGATGACGTCTCCCTGACCGTGCGCGAAAATGAGTTTCTTGTGATCCTGGGACCGGGACAGTGCGGCAAGACAACGCTGCTCAACTGCATCGGCGGGCTGCTGGGTCTCGACGCGGGTTCGATACTCATAAATGGCCAGCCCATGACCGGCCCTGGCCCGGACAGGGGCATCGTCTTCCAGCAATACGCCCTTTTTCCCTGGAAGACCGTCTTGGACAACGTGGCCTTCGGTCCCATGGTGAACGGTGTGGGCAAGGAGGAACGCTACGCCACGGCCAGGAAATACATAGAGCTGGTGGGATTGCAGGGTTTCGAGGACGCCTATCCGTTTTCGCTTTCCGGAGGCATGAAGCAGCGGGTTGGCATTGCCAGGGCCTACGCCAACAACCCGGACATCCTGCTTATGGACGAGCCTTTCGGCGCCCTGGACGCCCAAACCCGCTACGCCATGGAAAAAGACATCCTGCAAATCTGGCAAAAGGAACAACGCACCGTTCTCTTTGTCACCAACAACATTGAGGAAGCGATCTACCTGGGCGACCGGGTCGTCCTCATGTCGGCCCTGCCCGGGAAGGTCAAAAACGAATACGTGATCGACGTTCCTAAACCCAGGGCATACACGGACCCGACCTTCCTGAAACTGCGTAAGGAAATCTCCAACGATACCGACCTGGCGCTATAG
- a CDS encoding sigma 54-interacting transcriptional regulator, with translation MLPQYFEQFLDAFNEAVCISDKNGVIVHLNAKHSELTGLPRHELIGKSVFELVDRGHFDVVLNPFVIKEKRPATRVQNLENGTKVVLDGHPIFNSRGDVDMVVTFIRDVTTLLELKEQITAQKELLETFKNLQNPEYEKLKNSPRVVHSRAMKKVFGQMGIIAATDATVLLLGNTGVGKDVFARRLHATSPRADRPFIKADCGSMPENLVETELFGYAPGTFSGGSKQGKAGLIEAANTGTLFLDEIGELPMTMQSRLLRVLQDWEIMRVGSTVSQKVDVRIIAATNKDLEREVAEGRFRSDLYYRLKVAVIRIPTLAKRKADILPLAHCFLEFYSSKYRRSMTLSPGAESVLTEYEWPGNVRELENLIHGLVVTIGKNVIEARDLPIARSATRKRDLAAKVIRDVDIEGKSYKDILRELETSIIQTGLNKYGSITEVAKHFKVDRTTIFRKVKEMEKYAASAAEKV, from the coding sequence ATGCTCCCTCAATATTTTGAGCAATTCCTCGATGCATTCAACGAAGCTGTTTGTATATCAGACAAAAACGGCGTCATAGTCCACCTGAACGCAAAGCACTCGGAACTGACTGGTTTGCCGCGCCACGAGCTCATAGGGAAGTCGGTTTTCGAATTGGTCGACCGCGGACATTTCGACGTTGTGCTCAACCCGTTCGTCATCAAGGAAAAGCGGCCCGCGACCAGGGTGCAGAACTTGGAAAATGGCACAAAGGTGGTTCTTGACGGGCACCCGATTTTCAACTCTCGCGGTGACGTAGATATGGTGGTGACATTTATCCGTGACGTGACCACCTTGCTTGAACTCAAGGAGCAGATTACCGCGCAGAAAGAACTCCTGGAGACATTCAAAAATCTTCAGAACCCAGAGTACGAAAAGCTCAAGAACAGTCCGAGGGTCGTGCACAGCAGGGCAATGAAGAAGGTCTTCGGGCAGATGGGAATCATCGCTGCCACGGACGCCACGGTACTCTTGTTGGGCAACACCGGGGTGGGAAAGGACGTGTTCGCCCGCAGGCTGCACGCCACGAGCCCGCGCGCGGACAGGCCCTTCATAAAGGCCGACTGCGGGAGCATGCCGGAAAACCTCGTGGAGACGGAGCTTTTCGGCTATGCGCCAGGCACTTTTTCCGGGGGGAGCAAACAGGGCAAGGCGGGCCTTATTGAAGCCGCCAACACAGGGACGTTGTTCCTGGATGAAATCGGCGAGTTGCCCATGACAATGCAGTCCAGGCTTTTGCGCGTGCTCCAGGATTGGGAGATCATGCGCGTGGGCTCAACGGTTTCCCAGAAGGTCGATGTGCGAATCATCGCCGCCACCAACAAAGACTTGGAACGAGAGGTCGCCGAAGGCAGATTCAGGTCAGATCTGTATTACAGGCTTAAGGTCGCGGTGATCCGCATCCCGACACTTGCCAAACGCAAGGCGGATATCCTCCCCCTGGCGCATTGTTTCCTGGAGTTCTACAGCTCCAAGTACCGCCGCTCCATGACACTCTCCCCTGGAGCGGAATCCGTGCTGACCGAATATGAGTGGCCTGGCAATGTCCGCGAGCTGGAAAACCTTATTCATGGGCTCGTAGTGACCATCGGCAAGAACGTAATTGAAGCTCGCGACCTGCCCATCGCCCGTTCCGCGACACGAAAGAGAGATCTTGCAGCCAAAGTCATCCGGGACGTGGACATCGAGGGCAAGTCCTACAAGGATATCTTGCGCGAACTGGAAACCAGCATCATTCAGACAGGGCTCAATAAATACGGCTCAATCACGGAAGTCGCCAAACACTTCAAGGTGGACCGGACAACCATTTTCCGCAAGGTCAAGGAGATGGAGAAGTATGCCGCGTCTGCGGCCGAGAAGGTTTGA
- a CDS encoding ABC transporter substrate-binding protein yields the protein MKRSLFALTVLFAVLITACGFSIAADKFPMRISGQPCLHGLPTWQAIEDKSAANSPLDLKYLLFASGAPQVEALAANEWDAGAIGTIPTMMASLRYGALLIGISNDESETNDLWVRPDSPLLKTAGANPKYPEIMGTTEDWKGKRILATTVSTGHYALTSTLKALGLKDSDVKIVHMEQGQAMAAFGAGEGDIIQLWAPSSYVAEAKGWKKVSSGRRAGVMVPGGIIVRKEFAEKNPDKVVEWLDIYMRGIEQMKSEPQQSERALSKYFNDYCGLEMTPEQVGKEFKLRPLFNVTEQIELLTNPDKAPKWMKDIAQFMVDQGRISQAEYDRYVKANCFIDPKFMKMLAEKRAAKK from the coding sequence ATGAAGAGAAGCCTATTTGCCTTAACCGTTCTTTTCGCAGTACTGATAACAGCCTGCGGATTTTCCATCGCAGCAGACAAGTTTCCCATGCGCATCAGTGGCCAGCCTTGTTTGCACGGGCTTCCCACATGGCAGGCCATTGAAGACAAATCAGCCGCTAACTCTCCCCTCGACCTGAAATACTTGCTTTTCGCTTCAGGCGCTCCCCAAGTTGAAGCTTTGGCTGCCAACGAATGGGATGCTGGCGCCATCGGCACCATTCCCACCATGATGGCCAGTCTGCGCTACGGGGCGCTCTTGATTGGCATTTCCAACGATGAATCCGAAACCAACGACCTGTGGGTCCGCCCCGACTCTCCTCTGCTGAAAACAGCGGGCGCCAATCCGAAATATCCTGAAATCATGGGCACCACCGAGGATTGGAAGGGCAAGAGAATTCTTGCCACCACCGTGTCCACCGGCCACTACGCCTTGACTTCGACCCTGAAGGCTCTGGGTCTTAAGGATAGCGACGTCAAAATCGTGCACATGGAACAAGGCCAAGCCATGGCTGCGTTTGGTGCCGGCGAGGGCGACATCATCCAGTTGTGGGCCCCTTCCAGCTACGTGGCCGAGGCCAAGGGCTGGAAGAAGGTTTCTTCCGGACGCCGCGCCGGCGTCATGGTTCCCGGGGGCATCATCGTTCGCAAGGAATTCGCGGAAAAGAATCCCGACAAGGTGGTTGAGTGGCTCGACATCTACATGCGCGGCATCGAACAGATGAAAAGTGAGCCGCAGCAGAGCGAACGCGCCCTTTCCAAATACTTCAACGATTATTGCGGGCTTGAGATGACCCCGGAGCAGGTTGGCAAGGAGTTCAAGCTCCGCCCCCTCTTCAACGTCACTGAGCAGATAGAGCTTTTGACCAATCCGGACAAAGCACCCAAATGGATGAAGGACATCGCCCAGTTCATGGTGGATCAGGGGCGCATTTCGCAGGCCGAATACGATCGCTACGTGAAGGCCAATTGCTTCATCGATCCCAAGTTCATGAAAATGCTCGCTGAAAAGCGGGCCGCGAAAAAGTAG
- a CDS encoding ABC transporter permease, with amino-acid sequence MIASKAKTKFLTIAAPIGSAIIFLTFWKITTLIIGTKQLPSPEMFFNEAVRMFTVKIGGNSIWMHIYYSMRRVLIAYFWAGIIGLPLGLYMGWSRVCEKIVMPIFELLRPIPPIAWIPIAILWLGIGEGPKVFICFVGAFVIFILNSYTGMRYIDPLLLDAARSFGATRSQQFFNVAIPASLPSVFAGVQNALSMSWMCVLAAELVGAREGVGFIIIQGMDLNKPSMILVGMAIIGLVGALLAATFRWIERRLCPWRRELV; translated from the coding sequence ATGATTGCTTCCAAGGCCAAAACCAAATTCCTTACCATCGCGGCCCCTATCGGCTCGGCCATCATCTTTTTGACCTTCTGGAAGATAACGACACTGATCATAGGGACCAAACAGCTTCCTTCACCGGAGATGTTCTTCAATGAAGCCGTGCGCATGTTCACCGTCAAGATCGGCGGGAACAGCATATGGATGCACATATACTACAGCATGCGCCGGGTGCTCATCGCCTATTTCTGGGCCGGAATCATCGGTTTGCCCCTTGGATTGTACATGGGCTGGAGCCGGGTATGCGAAAAGATCGTCATGCCCATCTTCGAGCTTCTTCGCCCCATTCCGCCAATCGCCTGGATTCCCATAGCCATCCTCTGGCTGGGCATCGGCGAGGGGCCGAAGGTATTCATCTGTTTCGTCGGCGCCTTCGTCATCTTCATACTCAACTCGTACACCGGCATGCGCTACATTGATCCCTTGCTGCTGGACGCCGCCCGTTCCTTCGGTGCCACTAGAAGCCAGCAATTCTTCAATGTGGCCATACCCGCAAGCCTGCCTTCGGTGTTCGCAGGCGTACAGAACGCCCTGAGCATGTCCTGGATGTGCGTTCTGGCCGCGGAGCTCGTCGGCGCCCGGGAGGGCGTTGGCTTCATAATCATCCAGGGAATGGACCTCAACAAACCCTCCATGATCCTCGTGGGCATGGCGATAATCGGCTTGGTTGGGGCTTTATTGGCAGCGACATTCAGATGGATCGAGAGGAGGTTGTGCCCATGGCGCAGGGAGCTGGTGTAA